In a single window of the Eshraghiella crossota genome:
- a CDS encoding S1C family serine protease produces the protein MYLNENYNPYSESSESETPVQNGAKVKKQKTHKKGHFKKFIAWICTAVLLGGFAGAAFYGVYYAGSKVIPVKQNKTTISSTANTGNNSSGTQVSSTDTKKEIKATVMDVSELVDSVITSVVAISGEVTSYNYGFFGGEQQKSAVSGSGIIIGVNDDEVIFVTNAHVIDGVDEGTIKVKLYDGTELSAYVKGSKTAYDLAVIAVKKSDVPSDAVYSVATLGDSTKIKVGESAIVVGNAMGTGISVTTGIVSALNKTITVSNTEYKDLIQTDAAINPGNSGGALFNAEGEVMGISSVKLSTTSVEGMGYAISVSSVKEVIEELSLMTARKKYSEDERGYLGITGVTISSQISKEYGYPEGVLVRSVADNSGADNAGIVKNDIIKSVDGESVETFDSLREMMSYYKVGEDVEVVYCRLNDKGEYDEKTVTVTLTAKS, from the coding sequence ATGTACCTTAACGAAAATTATAATCCATATTCAGAATCGTCTGAAAGTGAGACTCCGGTTCAAAATGGAGCAAAAGTAAAAAAACAGAAAACACATAAAAAAGGACATTTTAAAAAATTTATTGCCTGGATATGTACGGCAGTATTGCTTGGAGGTTTTGCGGGAGCTGCATTTTACGGAGTGTATTATGCAGGCAGTAAAGTAATTCCTGTAAAGCAGAATAAGACAACAATTTCCTCAACTGCCAATACCGGTAACAATAGCAGCGGAACACAGGTCAGTTCCACAGATACCAAGAAAGAGATTAAAGCAACAGTTATGGATGTATCTGAATTAGTAGATAGTGTTATTACATCTGTTGTTGCAATAAGCGGAGAAGTAACATCTTACAATTACGGATTTTTCGGAGGCGAGCAGCAGAAGTCAGCAGTCAGTGGTTCAGGAATAATCATTGGTGTTAATGATGATGAAGTAATTTTTGTAACCAATGCCCATGTTATTGATGGAGTTGATGAAGGCACAATCAAAGTTAAGTTATATGATGGTACAGAACTCAGTGCTTACGTTAAAGGCAGCAAAACCGCATATGACCTTGCTGTAATAGCAGTCAAGAAAAGTGATGTTCCAAGTGATGCAGTATATTCTGTAGCAACTCTCGGAGATTCAACCAAAATTAAAGTCGGCGAAAGTGCCATTGTAGTAGGAAATGCCATGGGTACAGGAATATCTGTAACAACAGGTATAGTAAGTGCCCTTAACAAAACAATAACAGTCAGCAATACAGAATATAAGGATCTTATCCAGACAGATGCGGCAATTAATCCCGGTAACAGCGGTGGTGCTTTATTTAATGCCGAAGGAGAAGTAATGGGTATAAGTTCAGTGAAATTATCCACAACAAGTGTTGAAGGAATGGGATATGCAATTTCTGTATCATCAGTTAAGGAAGTTATAGAAGAACTTTCCCTTATGACGGCAAGAAAAAAATATAGCGAAGATGAAAGAGGATATCTTGGAATAACAGGCGTTACGATTTCCAGCCAGATAAGCAAGGAATACGGATATCCTGAAGGAGTTCTTGTAAGATCTGTTGCAGATAATTCAGGGGCAGATAATGCCGGTATTGTTAAGAATGATATCATTAAGTCAGTGGATGGAGAGAGCGTTGAGACATTTGACAGCCTCAGGGAAATGATGTCATATTACAAAGTAGGTGAAGACGTGGAAGTTGTATACTGCAGATTAAATGATAAAGGCGAATATGACGAAAAAACAGTGACAGTTACGCTTACGGCAAAATCCTGA
- the clpX gene encoding ATP-dependent Clp protease ATP-binding subunit ClpX, which yields MEENNNINNSNNNSDNNNDDYEKVCYLCHRSESVAGKMITLQPNINICSECMQNALNTINNNSDDLFNFSGIPGIHFMNMSDLQGVPKKQRLKKKKEDSEVPPIDLKSIPAPHEIKAKLDEYVVGQEHAKKVMSVAVYNHYKRVATSNDQSVEIQKSNMLMIGPTGSGKTYLVQTLAKILDVPLAITDATSLTEAGYIGDDIESVVSKLLAAADNDVEKAERGIIFIDEIDKIAKKKETRSRDVSGESVQQGLLRILEGSNVDVPVGANSKNAMVPLTTINTKNILFICGGAFPDLADIIKERLNKQAAIGFTADLRDKYDNDPDILDKVTMEDLRNFGMIPEFLGRLPVVFALKELDEDMLVRILKEPKNAIIKQYEKLLELDEVKLMFNDEALRAIAAKAIEKKTGARALRSIIEEFMLDIMYEIPKDKNIGSVTITKEYIENTGGPQIGMRDTEPLAITE from the coding sequence ATGGAAGAAAATAACAACATTAATAACAGCAATAATAACAGCGATAATAACAATGATGACTATGAAAAAGTATGCTATCTCTGCCATAGAAGTGAAAGTGTAGCGGGCAAGATGATTACTTTACAGCCTAATATAAATATATGTTCGGAGTGTATGCAGAATGCACTCAATACCATTAACAATAATTCCGATGATTTATTTAATTTTTCGGGAATACCGGGAATACATTTTATGAACATGTCGGATTTACAGGGTGTGCCTAAGAAACAACGTCTTAAGAAAAAGAAAGAGGACAGCGAAGTGCCTCCTATAGATCTTAAATCCATCCCCGCACCACATGAAATTAAGGCAAAGCTTGATGAGTATGTGGTAGGACAGGAGCATGCAAAGAAGGTTATGTCAGTAGCTGTATACAATCATTATAAGAGAGTTGCCACATCTAATGACCAGTCGGTAGAGATTCAGAAATCCAATATGTTAATGATTGGACCTACCGGTTCAGGTAAGACCTATCTGGTGCAGACACTTGCAAAGATTCTTGATGTACCTCTTGCAATTACCGATGCAACTTCACTTACAGAAGCGGGATATATAGGCGATGATATCGAAAGTGTTGTTTCAAAGCTTCTTGCGGCAGCAGACAATGATGTTGAGAAGGCTGAAAGAGGTATAATCTTTATCGATGAGATAGATAAAATAGCCAAGAAAAAAGAGACAAGAAGCAGGGATGTAAGTGGTGAATCCGTTCAGCAGGGCTTACTTAGAATTCTTGAAGGTTCTAATGTGGATGTTCCTGTGGGAGCTAACAGTAAAAATGCCATGGTTCCCCTTACTACAATTAATACAAAGAACATTCTTTTTATATGCGGCGGTGCCTTCCCTGATCTTGCAGATATAATTAAAGAAAGACTTAACAAGCAGGCAGCTATTGGATTTACTGCAGATTTAAGAGACAAGTACGATAATGATCCTGATATTCTTGATAAGGTTACCATGGAGGACTTAAGAAACTTCGGTATGATTCCTGAATTCTTAGGACGACTTCCTGTAGTATTTGCACTTAAGGAACTTGATGAAGATATGCTTGTAAGAATACTTAAAGAGCCTAAGAACGCAATTATCAAACAGTACGAGAAACTTTTAGAGCTTGATGAAGTGAAACTTATGTTTAATGACGAAGCACTCAGGGCAATTGCAGCCAAGGCTATAGAGAAAAAGACAGGGGCAAGAGCACTTCGTTCAATAATTGAGGAATTTATGTTAGATATTATGTACGAGATTCCGAAAGACAAGAATATCGGAAGTGTAACCATTACCAAGGAATATATTGAGAACACAGGCGGTCCTCAGATTGGAATGAGAGACACAGAACCTCTCGCAATAACTGAATAA
- a CDS encoding LysR family transcriptional regulator, which produces MTLTQLRYVIAVAESKSMNEASKQLFVSQPSLSSAIKELEAETGVEIFRRSNKGVVITPEGEEFIGYARQVVEQYKLIETKYIEKSNEKKKFAVSTQHYTFAVNAFVQMVKQFGMNEYEFAIRETKTYEVIEDVKNFKSEIGILYINEFNKKVLFKLFSEYGLTFHPILDCSIYVYIWKGHPLADKKELTLEELSDYPCLSFEQGNNNSFYFAEEVLSTYNYKQLIKANDRATLLNLMVGLNGYTLCSGIICEELNGSDYCAVRLKSDEIMTIGYLSRKGAAISSLGQKYIEELSLYKDKALR; this is translated from the coding sequence ATGACACTTACCCAGCTCAGATATGTGATTGCGGTAGCGGAATCCAAATCAATGAATGAAGCATCAAAACAGCTTTTTGTATCACAACCCAGTCTGTCTTCAGCAATTAAGGAACTTGAAGCGGAAACAGGTGTGGAAATCTTTAGAAGAAGCAATAAAGGTGTTGTAATAACACCGGAAGGTGAAGAATTTATCGGATATGCAAGACAGGTTGTGGAACAATATAAACTTATAGAGACAAAATATATAGAGAAATCCAATGAAAAAAAGAAATTCGCAGTATCGACACAACATTACACATTTGCAGTAAATGCCTTTGTGCAGATGGTAAAACAGTTCGGAATGAACGAATACGAATTTGCAATCAGGGAAACAAAGACTTATGAGGTAATTGAAGATGTTAAGAACTTTAAGAGCGAAATAGGAATTTTGTATATTAATGAATTTAATAAAAAAGTATTATTCAAGTTATTTTCAGAATATGGATTAACTTTTCACCCTATTCTGGACTGCAGTATTTACGTTTATATATGGAAAGGGCATCCTCTTGCGGATAAAAAAGAACTTACACTTGAAGAATTATCAGATTACCCATGTCTGTCTTTTGAACAGGGAAATAATAATTCTTTTTATTTTGCAGAGGAAGTGTTAAGCACCTACAACTATAAACAGCTTATAAAAGCCAATGACAGAGCAACACTTCTTAACCTTATGGTAGGATTAAACGGTTATACTCTTTGTTCAGGAATAATATGCGAAGAACTTAACGGTTCGGATTATTGTGCCGTAAGACTTAAATCAGATGAGATAATGACTATAGGCTATCTGTCCAGAAAAGGAGCAGCAATAAGCTCATTGGGGCAGAAATACATTGAAGAATTGTCGCTATATAAGGACAAAGCATTGCGTTAA
- a CDS encoding methionine ABC transporter ATP-binding protein, producing the protein MYRLLNVSKTFKDKENIVNAVNNVSLTIEKGSIHGIIGFSGAGKSTLVRCLNLLEVPDSGKVIFNGKDLMTLKGKELRKSRQKIGMIFQSFNLLAQRTVLGNICYPLEIAGVSKKEAVVKAKKLLEMVGIADKAKSYPSKLSGGQKQRVAIARALATDPDVLLCDEATSALDPITTTSILELLKSINKELGVTIVVITHEMKVVKQICDTVSVMSDGNIVEQGKVKDIFMNPHSDITKKLVINNLECNAEDNRKYLRIVFEGQSAFEPVISSLTLECNEMVNILGANTENIGGRAYGQMLIELPENKESVQKIKNYLDKKQITFEEGGENNDTAND; encoded by the coding sequence ATGTACAGACTTTTGAATGTCAGCAAAACTTTTAAAGATAAAGAAAATATTGTAAATGCAGTAAATAACGTGAGCCTGACAATAGAAAAGGGAAGCATACACGGAATTATCGGATTTTCGGGAGCAGGTAAGTCAACACTTGTAAGATGTCTTAATCTTTTAGAGGTACCTGATTCAGGAAAAGTAATTTTTAACGGCAAGGACCTTATGACACTTAAAGGAAAGGAACTCAGAAAAAGCCGTCAGAAAATAGGAATGATTTTTCAGTCCTTTAATCTTCTGGCGCAGAGAACGGTTCTCGGAAATATATGTTATCCTCTTGAGATAGCAGGTGTAAGTAAGAAAGAAGCTGTGGTTAAGGCGAAAAAGTTGTTAGAAATGGTAGGAATCGCTGATAAGGCAAAAAGTTATCCGTCAAAGCTTTCAGGCGGACAAAAACAAAGGGTTGCAATTGCGAGAGCACTTGCCACAGATCCGGATGTGCTTTTATGTGATGAGGCAACAAGTGCACTTGATCCTATCACAACAACTTCAATATTGGAATTACTGAAATCCATTAACAAGGAACTTGGTGTAACCATCGTTGTTATAACTCATGAAATGAAAGTTGTAAAACAGATATGTGATACAGTTTCGGTAATGAGTGATGGAAATATCGTTGAGCAGGGAAAAGTAAAGGACATCTTTATGAATCCGCATTCTGATATAACTAAGAAGCTTGTAATCAACAACCTTGAGTGCAATGCAGAAGATAACAGAAAGTATCTCAGAATTGTGTTTGAAGGGCAGTCGGCTTTTGAACCGGTAATATCATCACTGACTCTTGAGTGTAATGAAATGGTAAATATACTCGGAGCCAATACGGAGAATATCGGCGGCAGGGCCTACGGACAGATGCTCATAGAGCTTCCGGAAAATAAAGAATCTGTACAGAAAATTAAAAACTATCTTGACAAAAAACAGATAACCTTTGAGGAAGGAGGAGAAAACAATGACACCGCAAATGATTGA
- a CDS encoding methionine ABC transporter permease — protein sequence MIDSLKNGIFETLYMVVMSTAFAYIIGIPLGVALYITDKNGICKNKVVNFILGLITNLIRSIPFLILVVAIIPFTRAVVGTSIGPGATIVPLVISAAPFVARMVESSLNEVNQGVIEAALAMGSSKIQIIFKVLLPEAKPSLLLGGTITLATVLGYSAMAGFVGGGGLGAIAINYGYYRYKKDIMWITVALIVVIVQIFQLAGQGIAKKTDKR from the coding sequence ATGATTGATAGTCTTAAGAATGGTATTTTTGAAACCTTGTATATGGTGGTTATGTCAACGGCGTTTGCTTATATAATAGGTATTCCCCTTGGAGTTGCATTATATATTACGGATAAAAACGGAATATGTAAAAACAAAGTTGTTAATTTTATACTTGGACTGATTACCAATCTCATCCGTTCAATTCCGTTTTTGATACTGGTGGTTGCGATTATTCCATTTACAAGAGCTGTTGTGGGAACTTCGATAGGTCCCGGAGCAACGATTGTTCCACTGGTAATCTCAGCAGCACCGTTTGTGGCAAGAATGGTTGAATCCTCATTAAACGAGGTTAATCAGGGCGTTATCGAGGCTGCCCTTGCAATGGGTTCGTCAAAGATACAGATAATTTTTAAAGTTCTTCTCCCGGAAGCAAAGCCATCGCTTCTTTTGGGTGGAACAATCACATTGGCAACTGTTTTAGGTTATTCCGCAATGGCAGGATTTGTTGGAGGAGGCGGTCTTGGAGCCATCGCCATAAATTACGGATATTACAGATATAAGAAAGATATTATGTGGATTACCGTTGCACTTATAGTTGTAATTGTCCAGATTTTCCAGCTCGCAGGACAGGGAATAGCTAAAAAAACAGATAAAAGATAA
- a CDS encoding MetQ/NlpA family ABC transporter substrate-binding protein: MKKKILSVLLAATLVVSLFAGCGKSKKDNIIKVGASPTPHAEILKVIEDKLKDKGYTLEIVEYNDYILPNNATENGELDANYFQHQPYLENFNEENGTHLVSVASVHFEPFGIYAGKTDDLKNLKEGASVAVPNDTTNEARALLLLEAEGLIKLKDGAGITATKNDVVENPLNLDIKELEAAQIPRAVKDVDIACINGNYAAEAGYKVSDALATESAESLAAKTYANVLVVKEGNENSEKIKALKEALLSDEVKEYINKQYDGGVVPVF, from the coding sequence ATGAAAAAGAAAATTTTGAGCGTATTATTAGCAGCAACACTTGTAGTTTCATTATTTGCAGGATGCGGAAAAAGCAAAAAGGATAATATTATAAAGGTAGGAGCTTCTCCAACACCTCACGCAGAAATTCTTAAGGTTATTGAAGATAAACTTAAAGACAAGGGATATACATTGGAAATAGTAGAATATAACGATTATATTCTTCCAAACAATGCAACTGAAAACGGTGAACTTGATGCTAACTACTTCCAGCATCAGCCATACCTTGAAAACTTCAACGAAGAAAACGGTACACATCTTGTATCTGTTGCGTCAGTACATTTTGAACCATTCGGAATTTATGCCGGAAAGACAGATGATCTTAAGAATCTCAAAGAAGGTGCTTCTGTAGCAGTTCCTAATGATACAACTAACGAAGCAAGAGCATTACTTTTACTTGAAGCAGAAGGACTTATCAAATTAAAAGATGGTGCAGGAATTACAGCAACTAAGAACGATGTTGTTGAAAATCCATTAAACCTTGATATTAAAGAACTTGAAGCAGCACAGATACCAAGAGCAGTAAAAGACGTTGATATTGCATGCATTAATGGTAACTATGCAGCTGAGGCAGGATACAAGGTAAGCGATGCTTTGGCAACAGAGTCAGCAGAATCACTTGCAGCCAAGACTTATGCAAATGTACTTGTTGTAAAAGAAGGAAATGAAAATTCAGAAAAGATAAAAGCATTAAAAGAAGCACTTTTATCTGATGAAGTTAAAGAATATATTAACAAGCAGTATGACGGTGGTGTAGTTCCTGTATTTTAA
- a CDS encoding S8 family peptidase produces MLSDCFNRLNSEDYTEFIFRDNYFSKKALEEVSDYCVTYLNSKWSIISVRNDLVGDPVYGRFSYAVLPGIYGLSDLGAVSAAGVIKVREQPVLSLKGYGTCVAIIDSGINWRHKAFLNANNTTKIRALWDQDTNMVYDSVKINEALSTGADDIPGDEIGHGTFMAGIACGSEDVNNLFSGVAPAAGLIVVKLRSAKRFLRNFYSVDENIPAYSEADIMRGLQFVSEYIESNRVPASIIIGVGTSLGTHYGYSPLSDMIRDETGKTGRCISVAAGNEGNERLHFKGVTDGINPIGAELRIEPGLNGLTANIWSKAPVVYSLEIISPSGQIAGRFPVKNESQRTFFVFENSTVYVYSRRTESISGANLITIRMRNPAGGIWKFNLYPNIKGHTEADIWVMNRGFLNENTYFIVSDPEDTIVNPGNLVEAITVTAYDYRDNTIYLKNSRGNNWYGLPKPDFAAPGVNMTGPSPIGTDNYEIRSGTSAAAAFYGGIAALLLEYGIVNNAIPYLRTPEIKTITIAGCVQKNNIEYPNKIWGYGMVNILNSLERLREEL; encoded by the coding sequence ATGTTATCAGATTGTTTTAACAGATTAAATTCAGAAGATTATACAGAATTTATTTTCAGGGATAATTATTTTTCAAAAAAAGCATTGGAGGAAGTCTCAGACTACTGTGTTACGTATTTAAACAGTAAGTGGTCAATCATCAGTGTCAGAAATGACCTTGTGGGAGATCCGGTATACGGCAGATTCAGTTATGCTGTTTTGCCGGGGATATATGGTCTCAGTGATTTGGGTGCTGTGAGTGCAGCCGGTGTGATTAAAGTACGGGAACAGCCGGTACTTAGCCTTAAAGGATATGGAACCTGCGTTGCAATAATCGATTCCGGAATTAACTGGAGACATAAAGCATTTTTAAATGCTAACAATACAACTAAAATAAGAGCATTGTGGGATCAGGATACCAACATGGTATATGACAGTGTAAAAATTAACGAAGCCCTTTCTACCGGAGCTGATGATATACCCGGAGATGAAATTGGACATGGAACATTTATGGCAGGCATTGCCTGCGGAAGTGAAGATGTGAACAATCTTTTCTCCGGGGTAGCCCCGGCAGCAGGGCTTATTGTTGTTAAATTACGTTCTGCAAAAAGATTTTTAAGAAATTTTTATTCTGTTGATGAGAATATACCGGCTTACTCGGAGGCCGATATAATGAGGGGACTTCAGTTTGTGTCTGAATATATTGAATCCAACAGGGTACCGGCCTCAATAATAATAGGAGTCGGAACGTCACTTGGCACACATTACGGATATTCACCTCTTTCTGATATGATAAGGGATGAAACAGGAAAAACAGGAAGGTGCATTTCTGTAGCAGCCGGAAATGAGGGCAATGAACGACTGCATTTTAAGGGAGTTACCGATGGCATTAATCCGATAGGAGCGGAGCTTAGGATAGAACCGGGTTTAAACGGGCTTACAGCCAATATATGGTCCAAGGCACCTGTTGTATATTCTTTGGAAATTATTTCTCCAAGCGGACAGATTGCAGGTAGATTTCCGGTTAAAAATGAAAGCCAGCGTACATTTTTTGTATTTGAAAATTCTACAGTGTATGTATACAGCAGAAGAACAGAAAGCATATCGGGAGCTAATCTTATTACAATAAGAATGAGAAATCCGGCGGGAGGAATATGGAAATTTAATCTTTATCCGAATATCAAAGGGCATACTGAGGCAGATATATGGGTTATGAACCGGGGATTTCTCAATGAAAACACATATTTTATTGTTTCGGATCCGGAAGACACGATTGTTAATCCCGGTAATCTTGTGGAAGCAATTACAGTTACCGCTTATGACTACAGGGATAATACCATATATTTAAAAAACAGCAGGGGTAATAACTGGTACGGACTACCTAAACCGGATTTTGCGGCACCGGGAGTCAATATGACAGGTCCGTCACCTATAGGAACGGATAACTATGAGATAAGAAGCGGAACAAGTGCCGCCGCTGCATTTTACGGGGGAATTGCCGCCTTGCTTCTGGAGTATGGTATTGTGAATAATGCTATACCTTATCTTAGGACACCGGAAATTAAAACTATTACCATAGCAGGCTGCGTGCAGAAAAATAACATTGAATACCCTAATAAAATATGGGGTTATGGGATGGTAAATATACTTAATTCCTTAGAAAGACTGAGGGAGGAACTGTAG
- a CDS encoding manganese catalase family protein — protein MWIYEKRLEFPINIKTPDANTAALIISQYGGPDGEAGASMRYMSQRYSIGDRQVAGVLTDIATEELAHLEMIATMIHQLTRNLTPEQIQNSAFAPYYVDHTLGVWPQAAGGIPFNACEFQVKGDPVCDLVEDMAAEQKARVVYDNLLRLIKDPDVVAPLRFLREREIVHFQRFGESLNITTDKLNKKNIYAFNPSVNF, from the coding sequence ATGTGGATTTATGAAAAAAGACTTGAATTTCCGATTAACATCAAAACTCCTGATGCCAATACCGCAGCTTTGATCATAAGCCAGTACGGTGGTCCGGATGGTGAGGCAGGTGCAAGCATGCGATATATGTCACAGCGTTATTCAATAGGTGACAGGCAGGTTGCAGGAGTCCTTACCGATATCGCTACAGAAGAATTGGCGCACCTCGAGATGATTGCCACAATGATTCACCAGCTTACAAGGAATCTTACGCCTGAGCAGATACAGAACTCGGCTTTTGCCCCATATTATGTTGACCATACCCTTGGTGTATGGCCTCAGGCAGCAGGTGGTATTCCGTTTAATGCCTGTGAATTTCAGGTAAAGGGCGACCCTGTATGTGACCTTGTGGAGGATATGGCTGCCGAACAGAAGGCCAGAGTCGTATATGACAATCTCTTAAGACTTATAAAAGACCCGGATGTTGTAGCACCCCTCCGCTTCCTTAGGGAACGTGAAATCGTGCACTTCCAGCGTTTCGGAGAATCGTTGAATATAACAACTGATAAGCTTAATAAGAAAAACATCTATGCTTTCAATCCTTCCGTTAATTTCTGA